In one window of Candidatus Sulfuricurvum sp. RIFRC-1 DNA:
- a CDS encoding EAL domain-containing protein, which yields MNKFHIRIGLIALGVVIGIWNFYILGIEWIAYQETKRSYSQTRALIQFSQSIGDFVHESQKERGLSAAYLGSNGDIEFKSRLKKQRLLSDKKFLALLQRVRTLSRYSLPATFHQSIQMSIEKQKQLGDIRERVFNLEISASEEIDFYTELNANFLGLLPLSAKLAPTREIALRLYDNTLLVECTEKAAIERGTLANIFAAKRFEPGMYEKVISVHAIHQSCKQSFIDKASNNERNLYNSYFSHTLFQDSHRIYEQVLSGDFSMGATKWFNHMTVNIDQLKTLHERFDQLLEEDLSRLEKKTLLKHEIFLVGSFGYGFFMLLGAIYLVQQMFAMINTLRISSVVFDSNEGVLVADINGKIMRVNPAFEKISGYSESEVLGLTPALLKSGLNDSQFYKDMWDSLINKGFWNGEIYNRRKNGEIYPEYLSISAVRDEYRNITHYVGIFSDITAKKENEERINRLAFYDPLTQLPNRRLLFERLEHALVKNERNKTYSMVAFIDLDNFKIVNDTKGHLVGDDLLKEAGNRLLEAIRAEDTVARLGGDEFVILIEDLGPSREQAFKIASDIGSKISFSLQKPFEIHEELFFVTGSIGIAILDNYTQTVNEILAQADTAMYSAKESGKHTFRFFDSALQQKMLKKLECEKTLFNALEENQFQLFYQFQYNHQNEISGAEALIRWFHPERGIVSPTEFIPIVEENGFITEIGKWIIAEACRTLHEWSHDPIRKKWTLSINISPKQFLDESFTSVLLDNVNRYALPPSLLRLEVTESLLINDIEKIQDIMYHLKSHGFTFSLDDFGTGYSSLSYLNSFPFDELKIDQSFIRNMENDPHASALVRAIITMAEVLGLEIVAEGVELAEQHTILQSIGGIHYQGYLFSKPVSKNEMQSVHSHESSDV from the coding sequence ATGAATAAATTTCATATCAGAATTGGTTTAATCGCATTGGGAGTTGTCATCGGAATATGGAATTTTTACATTTTAGGAATTGAATGGATAGCGTATCAAGAGACGAAACGCTCCTATTCTCAAACACGCGCATTGATTCAATTTTCACAAAGTATAGGTGATTTTGTCCATGAATCTCAAAAAGAGCGGGGATTAAGTGCCGCATATCTGGGCTCAAATGGTGATATCGAGTTTAAATCTAGGTTGAAGAAACAGCGGCTTCTCAGTGATAAAAAGTTTTTAGCACTCCTTCAGAGAGTGAGAACGTTAAGTCGCTATTCTTTACCGGCTACTTTCCATCAATCGATTCAAATGTCAATTGAGAAACAAAAGCAACTGGGCGATATCCGTGAACGGGTCTTCAACCTTGAAATCAGTGCGTCCGAAGAGATCGATTTTTATACCGAACTGAATGCCAATTTTTTAGGATTACTCCCATTATCGGCCAAATTAGCACCGACTCGTGAAATTGCATTGCGATTGTACGACAATACATTGCTGGTGGAGTGTACCGAAAAAGCAGCCATCGAGAGAGGAACTCTTGCGAATATTTTTGCTGCCAAACGATTTGAGCCGGGAATGTATGAAAAAGTAATTTCGGTTCATGCTATCCATCAAAGTTGTAAACAATCATTCATTGATAAAGCGTCCAATAACGAACGAAATTTATACAATAGCTATTTTTCCCATACATTATTTCAAGATTCTCATCGTATATATGAACAAGTCCTCAGCGGTGATTTTTCGATGGGGGCTACTAAATGGTTTAACCATATGACTGTCAATATCGATCAGTTAAAAACCCTGCATGAAAGATTTGATCAGCTGCTTGAAGAAGATCTGTCCCGATTAGAGAAAAAAACGCTCTTAAAGCATGAAATTTTTTTAGTCGGCTCTTTCGGTTACGGATTTTTTATGCTTTTGGGGGCTATCTATTTAGTCCAGCAAATGTTTGCGATGATCAATACGCTCCGAATCTCATCGGTCGTATTTGATTCCAATGAGGGAGTTTTGGTTGCCGATATAAACGGAAAAATCATGCGGGTGAACCCTGCCTTTGAAAAGATCAGCGGCTACAGTGAATCGGAAGTTTTAGGATTGACACCGGCACTCTTAAAATCGGGACTCAACGATAGCCAGTTTTATAAAGATATGTGGGATTCACTTATTAACAAAGGGTTTTGGAACGGAGAAATCTACAATCGCCGTAAGAACGGAGAAATTTATCCGGAATATCTAAGTATCTCTGCCGTTCGAGACGAATATCGAAACATTACCCATTATGTCGGAATTTTTTCCGATATAACGGCTAAAAAAGAGAACGAAGAGCGTATCAATCGATTGGCTTTTTACGATCCGCTGACGCAGCTCCCCAATCGCAGATTGCTGTTTGAACGTTTGGAACATGCGCTCGTAAAAAATGAAAGAAATAAAACCTACAGCATGGTGGCTTTTATCGATTTGGACAATTTTAAAATTGTTAACGATACCAAAGGACATTTGGTAGGCGATGACTTACTGAAAGAAGCGGGAAACCGTCTCCTCGAAGCGATACGTGCTGAAGATACTGTAGCCCGTTTAGGAGGGGATGAATTTGTTATTTTGATTGAAGATTTAGGACCTTCTCGTGAGCAGGCTTTCAAAATCGCATCCGATATCGGCAGCAAAATATCCTTCTCTCTCCAAAAACCGTTCGAAATACACGAAGAGCTTTTCTTTGTCACCGGAAGCATCGGAATTGCTATTTTAGATAATTATACACAGACCGTGAATGAGATTTTAGCGCAGGCGGATACGGCTATGTATAGTGCCAAAGAGTCAGGAAAACATACTTTCCGTTTCTTCGATTCCGCACTTCAGCAAAAAATGTTGAAAAAATTAGAGTGCGAAAAAACACTCTTTAATGCACTGGAAGAGAACCAGTTTCAACTCTTTTACCAGTTTCAATACAACCATCAAAATGAGATAAGCGGAGCAGAAGCACTCATCCGATGGTTTCACCCGGAAAGAGGGATCGTCTCCCCCACCGAATTTATCCCTATTGTCGAAGAAAACGGCTTTATCACTGAAATAGGTAAGTGGATTATTGCCGAAGCGTGCAGAACACTGCATGAGTGGAGTCATGATCCCATACGAAAAAAATGGACGCTGTCGATCAATATCAGTCCGAAACAATTTTTGGACGAATCGTTTACGAGTGTATTATTAGATAATGTAAATAGATACGCACTCCCGCCTTCACTCCTTCGTTTGGAAGTGACCGAATCATTGCTGATCAATGATATTGAAAAAATTCAGGACATTATGTATCATCTTAAATCGCATGGATTTACCTTTTCGCTTGATGATTTCGGAACCGGGTATTCGTCATTATCCTATCTGAACAGTTTTCCTTTCGATGAGTTAAAAATCGATCAGTCGTTTATCCGAAATATGGAAAATGATCCGCATGCTTCTGCGCTGGTTCGGGCAATCATTACGATGGCGGAAGTACTTGGGCTGGAGATCGTAGCCGAAGGAGTTGAATTGGCTGAACAACATACAATCCTCCAATCTATCGGCGGTATTCATTATCAAGGGTATTTGTTTTCAAAACCCGTATCAAAGAATGAGATGCAGTCTGTACACTCACACGAATCCTCAGACGTTTGA
- the moaA gene encoding GTP 3',8-cyclase MoaA, with amino-acid sequence MLQDSFGREVTYLRVSVTERCNFRCRYCMAEKPFSWVPKENLLSYEELFAFIKIGIDNGIRKIRLTGGEPTTRENLDELIAMIHTYAPEVDIGLTTNGFLLPALAQKLKIAGLKRVNISLDSLERETLHYIVQKDVLEQVKEGIRAAVDAGLSVKINSVILRGINDHEIVPLFAYAKEMGAQIRYIEYMENSHASNALKGLRSDEIIDTLGKSYPFIPINKEVNGPADLYETLDGYRFGTIEPHRHDFCATCDRLRLSAEGDLIGCLYFEGAKSIKEAIRDGNTKKATEILSDVVFNKPEKNFWGTENVEVSSRAFYRTGG; translated from the coding sequence ATGCTGCAAGATTCTTTTGGTAGAGAAGTAACGTATTTACGGGTATCCGTTACCGAACGGTGCAATTTTCGATGTCGTTACTGTATGGCCGAAAAACCGTTCAGCTGGGTTCCTAAAGAGAACCTGCTGAGCTATGAAGAGCTTTTTGCCTTTATTAAAATCGGTATTGACAACGGTATCCGAAAAATCCGACTGACCGGCGGAGAACCGACAACGCGCGAAAACCTCGATGAATTGATCGCGATGATTCATACGTATGCTCCCGAAGTCGATATCGGACTCACAACGAACGGGTTTTTATTGCCGGCGCTGGCTCAAAAACTGAAAATTGCGGGACTTAAACGGGTCAATATCTCTCTTGATTCACTTGAACGCGAAACGCTCCATTATATCGTTCAAAAAGATGTATTGGAACAGGTGAAAGAGGGTATCCGAGCGGCAGTAGATGCGGGATTGTCGGTAAAGATTAACAGCGTGATTTTACGGGGAATCAATGACCACGAAATTGTCCCTTTATTTGCGTACGCAAAAGAGATGGGGGCACAAATCCGATATATTGAATACATGGAAAACTCCCATGCAAGCAATGCGCTTAAAGGACTTCGAAGTGATGAAATTATCGATACATTAGGCAAATCCTATCCTTTTATCCCGATTAACAAAGAGGTGAACGGACCGGCAGATCTGTATGAAACGCTTGATGGATATCGTTTTGGAACGATCGAGCCGCATCGACATGATTTTTGTGCGACGTGTGATCGCCTACGGCTGAGCGCTGAGGGCGATTTAATCGGATGTTTGTACTTTGAGGGGGCGAAAAGTATTAAAGAGGCGATACGGGACGGAAATACTAAAAAAGCGACCGAAATCCTATCGGATGTGGTGTTTAACAAACCCGAAAAGAATTTTTGGGGTACTGAAAATGTAGAAGTCTCTTCACGTGCCTTTTACCGTACCGGAGGATAA
- a CDS encoding Crp/Fnr family transcriptional regulator, translating to MLLTERLDFFKQSNPESLIALNQTAKYKAYGASEILVYEEDDLNRVYFLIKGEAKFYKVDRFDSEIFLYSLSDQTLLTNIGSLKCDIISCFSNIEFMVPSEVISFDLKLFKDVVKKENQLLINLVNLLSDQKEMVDCMISMGMVYDVTAKVAKMLSDHLGLYNSLKKQEISYRLNIQPATLSRVLAKFIRLGLISEENQKTVVLKKEDLSHYFKEAL from the coding sequence ATGCTATTAACAGAGCGTCTTGACTTTTTCAAACAAAGCAATCCTGAATCATTGATCGCATTAAATCAGACAGCTAAGTACAAAGCGTATGGGGCATCCGAGATTCTAGTGTATGAAGAAGATGATTTGAACCGAGTCTATTTTTTAATAAAGGGCGAAGCTAAATTTTACAAAGTTGACCGATTTGACAGTGAAATATTTTTATATTCTTTATCGGACCAAACCTTATTAACCAATATAGGTTCTCTAAAATGTGATATCATCAGCTGTTTTAGTAATATAGAATTCATGGTTCCCAGTGAGGTTATCTCTTTTGATTTAAAACTTTTTAAAGATGTGGTCAAAAAAGAGAACCAGTTGCTCATCAATTTAGTAAACCTTTTATCCGATCAAAAGGAGATGGTGGATTGCATGATCAGTATGGGAATGGTGTATGATGTCACGGCAAAAGTAGCTAAAATGCTTTCTGATCATTTGGGACTTTATAACAGTTTAAAAAAACAGGAAATATCTTATCGTTTAAACATTCAACCCGCTACACTCTCACGTGTTTTGGCGAAATTTATCCGGTTGGGATTAATTTCTGAAGAAAACCAGAAAACAGTCGTATTAAAAAAAGAAGATTTATCTCACTATTTTAAGGAGGCACTCTGA
- a CDS encoding type IV pili methyl-accepting chemotaxis transducer N-terminal domain-containing protein: protein MQSISTKVRWIVVILSINLITIILVDIWLNSSQKLDAKVINTAGKQRMLSQRTVLELHRLLVDEEGAYERLQIARAEFDTNFKQLNMAASDYRGFSNDEIDRTMMEVHAHWNRMGGLIDRYLQGDHNLFDLKTIYDSGDQTLLLMDKAVSQYEDAMMGKRLLAHRIQIFLAFISFGIILYMARTTLEIQRNFDKFLNHSQTISGIKNLECQGNELDVACSHIEYFLRNVEEALQSATEAVEKSEAATAVLVASTPEAEAILEQNEDVMIQVSEELHQTSMRLKKLKNNLEKANSIRSAS from the coding sequence ATGCAGTCCATATCCACTAAAGTTAGATGGATCGTAGTTATTTTATCTATTAATCTCATAACGATCATATTGGTCGATATTTGGTTGAATTCCAGTCAAAAACTGGATGCAAAAGTAATCAATACCGCCGGAAAACAAAGAATGCTGTCCCAGCGTACGGTGTTAGAACTGCATCGCCTTCTGGTGGATGAAGAAGGGGCATATGAACGGCTACAGATTGCCCGTGCGGAGTTTGATACCAATTTTAAACAGCTCAACATGGCAGCATCGGATTATCGCGGATTTTCAAATGATGAAATCGATAGAACAATGATGGAAGTTCATGCGCACTGGAATCGGATGGGGGGCTTGATAGACCGCTATTTGCAGGGAGATCACAACCTGTTCGATCTCAAAACCATTTATGACAGCGGAGATCAAACCTTATTATTAATGGATAAGGCCGTGAGCCAATACGAAGATGCAATGATGGGAAAAAGATTGTTAGCCCATCGTATTCAGATTTTTTTAGCGTTCATATCGTTTGGAATCATTCTCTATATGGCACGTACCACATTGGAAATTCAACGAAATTTTGACAAATTTTTGAATCATTCGCAAACGATCAGCGGTATAAAGAATTTAGAGTGTCAGGGAAATGAACTCGATGTCGCATGTTCGCATATTGAATATTTTTTACGGAATGTTGAAGAAGCGCTCCAAAGTGCAACCGAAGCGGTCGAAAAGAGTGAAGCTGCAACCGCTGTTTTGGTTGCTTCTACCCCTGAAGCCGAAGCCATCTTGGAACAAAATGAAGATGTCATGATCCAAGTCAGCGAAGAGCTGCATCAAACCTCAATGCGTCTTAAAAAGCTGAAAAACAACCTCGAAAAAGCCAATTCTATTCGAAGTGCCTCGTAG
- the napA gene encoding nitrate reductase catalytic subunit NapA, whose amino-acid sequence MSLDRREFLKSAAAASAATAIGMAVPAKVEAAALQGQAGWRWDKAACRFCGTGCGIMMATKDDRIVAVKGDPLAPVNRGLNCIKGYFNAKIMYGADRLTQPLLRMNDKGQFDKKGKFKPVSWQRAFDEMEVHIKAALKEKGPTGIAMFSSGQQTAMEGHAALKLMKAGFRTNNIDPNARLCMASAVTGFMNVFGADEPSGCYEDIELAETIVAFGSNMAEMHPILWSRVSDRKLSNPDKVQVVVLSTYKHRTMDLADVEIIFKPNTDLAIWNYIAREIVYNHPEAMDKEFLDKNIVFATGPVDIGYGLREDINHPKYGKKELDTAAKQKSKVLTADEGVSLGYLGYKAGDTLEMKNSGDANKHWKITFEEFKKGLAPYTLDYVAKVSKGDSDESLADYKAKLQKMADLYIEKKRKCLTFWTMGFNQHTRGTWVNEQAYMVHFLLGKQAKPGNGAFSLTGQPSACGTAREVGTFAHRLPADMVVMNPAHRKMAEGIWTIPEGTINPKMGSHFTQIHRDLEDGKVKFAWVSVCNPYQDTGNAEHWIKAARTMDNFIVTSDGYPGISAKVSDLILPSAMMYEKWGAYGNAERRTQHWRQQVTPMGDAMSDTWQFVELSKRFTIKEVWGAQKIPGLDGGLPDVMGKAKAMGYDENATLYEVLFANNRAKAFKWPDAVGKGYQNSEVEGDKRNVVGSDGKVFKGYGFFLQKYLWEEYRKFGDGHGHDYADFDTYHRVRGLKWPVVDGKETFWRYNAKYDPYAKKAANGAFAFYGHAFKDIPTGNLQGVTNSAKVNLDNKAKIFFRPYMEPTEVPDTNYDIWLCTGRVLEHWHSGTMTMRVPELYRAVPEALCYMHPADAEKRGVKRGEMVWVESRRGKVKAHVETRGRNRPPKGLVFVPWFDEKVFINKVCLDHTCPISKQVDHKKCAVKIYKA is encoded by the coding sequence ATGTCATTGGATAGAAGAGAGTTTTTAAAAAGTGCCGCTGCTGCATCGGCAGCGACAGCGATTGGAATGGCAGTTCCTGCCAAGGTCGAAGCGGCAGCGCTCCAGGGACAAGCAGGATGGCGTTGGGACAAAGCGGCCTGCCGCTTTTGCGGAACGGGATGCGGAATTATGATGGCTACCAAAGATGATCGCATCGTTGCGGTCAAAGGGGATCCATTGGCTCCGGTTAATCGTGGTCTTAACTGTATTAAGGGATATTTTAATGCAAAGATTATGTACGGAGCCGACCGTCTTACGCAACCGTTATTACGTATGAATGATAAAGGTCAGTTTGACAAAAAAGGGAAGTTCAAACCGGTTAGCTGGCAGCGTGCTTTTGATGAAATGGAAGTGCATATCAAAGCAGCCCTGAAAGAAAAAGGGCCAACCGGTATTGCAATGTTCAGCTCAGGTCAGCAAACAGCGATGGAAGGACATGCCGCACTCAAATTGATGAAAGCAGGTTTCCGTACCAACAACATCGACCCGAATGCACGTCTGTGTATGGCATCAGCCGTAACCGGATTTATGAACGTTTTCGGTGCGGATGAGCCATCAGGCTGTTATGAAGATATTGAACTCGCCGAAACAATCGTTGCTTTCGGATCGAACATGGCGGAGATGCACCCTATTCTCTGGTCGAGAGTCAGTGATCGTAAACTCAGTAACCCCGATAAAGTGCAAGTGGTTGTTCTCTCAACCTACAAACACCGCACGATGGACCTTGCCGATGTCGAAATCATCTTTAAACCGAATACCGACTTGGCAATCTGGAACTATATCGCCCGTGAAATTGTTTACAATCATCCCGAAGCGATGGACAAAGAGTTTTTGGATAAAAATATCGTCTTTGCAACGGGTCCTGTAGATATCGGATACGGTCTTCGAGAAGATATCAACCATCCGAAATACGGTAAAAAAGAGCTCGATACCGCAGCCAAACAAAAATCCAAAGTTCTTACCGCCGATGAGGGGGTCAGTCTCGGGTATTTAGGGTATAAAGCGGGTGATACGCTGGAGATGAAAAACAGCGGAGATGCGAATAAACACTGGAAAATCACGTTCGAAGAGTTTAAAAAAGGGCTTGCACCTTACACTCTCGATTATGTAGCCAAAGTTTCCAAAGGTGATTCGGATGAAAGTCTTGCCGATTACAAAGCAAAACTTCAAAAAATGGCCGATCTCTACATCGAGAAAAAACGTAAATGTTTGACCTTCTGGACTATGGGATTCAATCAGCATACACGTGGAACATGGGTGAATGAACAAGCCTATATGGTTCACTTCCTCCTTGGAAAACAAGCAAAACCGGGTAATGGAGCATTCTCACTCACCGGTCAGCCATCTGCATGCGGAACAGCGCGTGAAGTAGGAACATTTGCCCATCGTCTCCCTGCGGATATGGTGGTCATGAACCCTGCACACCGTAAAATGGCAGAGGGGATCTGGACAATTCCAGAGGGGACGATTAACCCTAAAATGGGATCGCACTTTACCCAAATCCACCGTGATCTCGAAGACGGTAAAGTAAAATTTGCCTGGGTCAGCGTCTGTAACCCGTATCAAGATACCGGTAATGCGGAACACTGGATTAAAGCGGCACGTACAATGGACAACTTCATTGTGACCTCTGACGGTTATCCGGGGATTTCGGCAAAAGTATCGGATTTGATTTTGCCAAGTGCTATGATGTATGAAAAGTGGGGAGCGTACGGTAATGCAGAACGTCGTACCCAGCATTGGAGACAGCAAGTGACTCCGATGGGGGATGCAATGTCCGATACGTGGCAGTTTGTTGAACTTTCCAAACGCTTTACGATCAAAGAGGTATGGGGAGCACAAAAAATTCCGGGACTCGATGGCGGATTGCCGGATGTGATGGGTAAAGCCAAAGCAATGGGTTATGATGAAAATGCAACCCTTTATGAAGTGCTATTTGCCAATAATCGTGCGAAAGCGTTCAAATGGCCGGATGCAGTAGGCAAAGGGTATCAAAACTCTGAAGTTGAAGGTGACAAACGTAATGTTGTCGGAAGCGATGGCAAAGTATTCAAAGGGTATGGCTTCTTCTTGCAAAAATACCTTTGGGAAGAGTATCGCAAATTCGGTGACGGACATGGACACGATTACGCCGATTTCGATACGTATCACCGTGTACGCGGTCTAAAATGGCCGGTTGTTGATGGCAAAGAGACGTTCTGGCGCTACAACGCGAAATACGATCCGTATGCGAAAAAAGCCGCTAACGGTGCCTTTGCGTTTTACGGTCATGCGTTCAAAGATATTCCAACCGGAAATCTGCAAGGGGTTACGAACAGTGCGAAAGTGAATTTGGACAACAAAGCCAAAATCTTCTTCCGCCCCTATATGGAGCCGACTGAAGTACCGGATACAAACTATGATATCTGGTTATGTACCGGTCGTGTACTCGAACATTGGCACAGCGGAACGATGACGATGCGTGTTCCTGAGCTTTATCGCGCCGTTCCTGAGGCGTTGTGTTATATGCACCCCGCAGATGCTGAAAAACGCGGTGTCAAACGAGGTGAAATGGTGTGGGTAGAATCACGCCGAGGAAAAGTAAAAGCACACGTTGAAACACGCGGCCGTAACCGTCCTCCAAAAGGACTTGTATTTGTGCCGTGGTTTGATGAAAAAGTATTTATTAATAAAGTATGTTTGGATCATACGTGCCCGATTTCCAAACAAGTTGACCATAAAAAATGTGCGGTCAAAATTTATAAAGCGTAA